The Brassica napus cultivar Da-Ae chromosome C7, Da-Ae, whole genome shotgun sequence genome has a segment encoding these proteins:
- the LOC106410805 gene encoding mitochondrial thiamine diphosphate carrier 2, whose product MSSTEAVEDPGQIKRALIDASAGAISGGVSRTVTSPLDVIKIRFQVQLEPTSSWSVVRGNLSGASKYTGMVQATKDIFREEGFRGFWRGNVPALLMVMPYTSIQFTVLHKLKSFASGSTKTEDHMHLSPYLSFVSGALAGCAATLGSYPFDLLRTILASQGEPKVYPTMRSAFFDIIKSRGIRGLYNGLTPTLVEIVPYAGLQFGTYDMFKRWMMDWNRRMLSSNNPINVDTNLSSFQLFVCGLGAGTSAKLVCHPLDVVKKRFQIEGLQRHPRYGARVERRAYRNMLDGLKQILMSEGWHGLYKGIVPSTVKAAPAGAVTFVAYEFTSDWLESISW is encoded by the exons atgagttcCACGGAGGCGGTCGAAGATCCCGGACAGATTAAACGTGCCCTGATTGATGCTTCCGCCGGTGCCATCTCCGGTGGTGTTTCCCGCACTGTTACTTCTCCGCTTGATGTCATTAAGATTAGATTTCAG GTTCAGCTAGAACCGACGAGTTCATGGTCTGTGGTCAGGGGGAACTTGTCAGGAGCATCTAAGTATACAGGGATGGTACAGGCTACTAAAGACATTTTTAGAGAAGAAGGTTTCCGG GGGTTTTGGCGTGGGAATGTGCCAGCTTTGCTTATGGTCATGCCATATACTTCAATTCAGTTTACAGTACTGCATAAGTTGAAATCTTTTGCATCTGGTTCTACTAAAACAG AGGATCATATGCATTTGAGCCCTTATCTATCTTTCGTCAGTGGAGCTTTAGCAGGGTGTGCTGCTACGCTAGGATCGTACCCCTTTGATCTTCTTAGGACAATATTGGCCTCGCAGGGGGAGCCTAAG GTGTATCCAACAATGAGGTCTGCATTTTTCGATATTATCAAATCTCGAGGCATAAGAGGATTGTATAATGGATTAACACCAACACTTGTTGAAATCGTACCTTACGCTGGCCTGCAATTTGGCACTTACGATATGTTCAAGCGTTGGATGATG GACTGGAACCGACGCATGTTATCCTCCAATAACCCTATCAACGTGGACACCAACCTTTCTAGCTTCCAGCtttttgtttgtggtcttgGAGCTGGCACTAGCGCCAAACTCGTCTGCCATCCTCTTGATGTGGTTAAAAAGCGCTTCCAG ATTGAAGGTTTGCAGAGACATCCGAGATATGGAGCCAGAGTGGAGCGACGTGCATACAGAAACATGTTAGACGGTCTCAAACAGATTCTAATGTCTGAAGGGTGGCACGGTCTGTACAAAGGCATTGTGCCATCCACTGTGAAAGCTGCTCCTGCTGGTGCTGTTACCTTCGTGGCCTATGAGTTCACCTCTGACTGGTTGGAGTCGATTTCTTGGTAG